The Mucilaginibacter terrenus genome has a segment encoding these proteins:
- a CDS encoding YbjQ family protein, with amino-acid sequence MDTSLITTSNNLEGYKIVKHLGVVRGITVRSRSVVGNFAGGLQSLFGGRLSVYVELCENAREEAYHLLIQHAQAMGANAIISMRYDANEVMQGITEVLAYGTAVVVEKA; translated from the coding sequence ATGGATACTTCACTCATCACCACCAGCAACAACCTGGAAGGCTATAAAATTGTAAAACACTTAGGGGTAGTACGCGGCATTACTGTGCGCAGCCGCAGTGTTGTTGGTAACTTTGCGGGCGGTTTACAGTCGCTATTTGGCGGCAGACTTTCGGTTTATGTAGAACTTTGCGAAAACGCCCGCGAAGAAGCTTATCATTTGCTGATACAACATGCGCAAGCTATGGGTGCCAATGCCATCATCAGCATGCGGTACGATGCAAATGAGGTGATGCAGGGTATTACGGAGGTGCTGGCCTATGGCACAGCCGTAGTTGTAGAGAAGGCCTAA
- a CDS encoding dipeptidase gives MQQIKQYIETNKQRMLDELFELLRLPSVSADPKYKADVLKTADLVAQKLTEAGADNVEVCQTAGYPIVYGEKIIDPAKPTVLVYGHYDVQPPDPLELWLTPPFEPTVRDGKIYARGACDDKGQFYMHVKAFELMMQTDTLPCNIKFMIEGEEEVGSNNLGIFVKQNKERLKADVVLISDTSMISMEHPSLETGLRGLSYLEVEVTGPNRDLHSGVYGGAVANPATILAKMIASLHDENNHIAIPGFYDDVIELTQTEKDELNAAPYDEEEYKKDLDVNELWGEKGYSTFERTGTRPTLEVNGIWGGYIGEGAKTVLPSKASAKISMRLVPNQTSEKITQLFTDHFLSIAPPYIKVKVTPHHGGEPVVTPTDSVAYKAAQKAVAEAFGKDPIPTRGGGSIPIVALFEAELGLKTVLMGFGLDSDALHSPNEKYDIFNYYKGIETIPLFHKYFAELSK, from the coding sequence ATGCAGCAAATAAAACAATATATTGAAACCAACAAGCAACGCATGCTCGACGAACTTTTCGAGCTTCTGCGCCTTCCGTCTGTTAGTGCCGACCCTAAATACAAAGCCGATGTACTAAAAACTGCCGATCTGGTAGCGCAAAAACTAACTGAGGCAGGTGCCGATAACGTTGAAGTTTGCCAAACTGCGGGTTACCCGATTGTTTACGGCGAGAAGATCATCGACCCCGCTAAACCAACTGTATTAGTTTACGGCCATTATGATGTGCAACCGCCAGATCCGCTGGAACTATGGCTTACCCCTCCTTTCGAGCCTACCGTTCGCGATGGTAAAATATACGCCCGTGGCGCTTGTGATGATAAAGGCCAGTTTTATATGCATGTTAAAGCTTTTGAGCTGATGATGCAGACAGATACACTTCCCTGCAACATCAAGTTTATGATAGAGGGCGAAGAAGAAGTCGGCTCTAACAACCTGGGCATATTTGTTAAGCAAAATAAAGAACGCCTGAAAGCAGATGTGGTGCTGATCTCAGACACCTCAATGATCAGCATGGAGCACCCTTCGCTTGAAACAGGTTTGCGCGGACTGTCGTACCTCGAGGTAGAAGTTACCGGTCCTAACCGCGACCTACACTCGGGTGTTTATGGTGGCGCCGTGGCCAACCCGGCTACTATTTTGGCGAAGATGATCGCCTCGCTGCACGACGAAAACAACCACATTGCCATCCCGGGCTTTTATGACGATGTAATAGAACTTACCCAAACCGAGAAGGATGAACTGAACGCGGCACCTTACGATGAGGAAGAATATAAAAAGGACCTCGATGTGAATGAGCTTTGGGGCGAAAAAGGCTACAGCACTTTCGAGCGCACCGGCACACGCCCAACACTCGAGGTGAACGGCATTTGGGGCGGTTACATTGGCGAAGGCGCTAAAACCGTGTTACCATCAAAAGCAAGCGCTAAAATATCTATGCGGCTGGTGCCTAACCAAACCAGCGAAAAGATCACCCAGCTATTTACAGATCATTTCTTAAGCATTGCTCCTCCCTACATAAAGGTAAAGGTAACCCCGCACCATGGGGGCGAACCAGTAGTTACCCCTACTGACAGTGTTGCTTACAAAGCAGCACAAAAAGCAGTAGCCGAAGCATTTGGCAAAGACCCGATACCTACACGCGGCGGGGGCAGCATACCTATTGTAGCGTTGTTTGAGGCTGAACTGGGTTTAAAGACGGTGTTGATGGGATTTGGCCTGGACAGCGATGCACTGCATTCTCCTAATGAGAAGTATGATATTTTCAACTACTATAAGGGTATTGAGACCATACCATTGTTCCACAAGTACTTTGCGGAGTTAAGTAAATAA
- a CDS encoding mandelate racemase/muconate lactonizing enzyme family protein has translation MLITSVDIYRFSIPMEPFTIATGTMDHAMNTLIRVHTDAGFYGVGECSAFPMIVGETQDTCLIMAKEFAKLWKGQDPLDITARLQQLDSFTAGNTTIKSAFDMALYDIVAKNAGLPLYKFLGGEKRSVESDITIGIGSPEVMAKKAVDFKNLGAHILKVKLGKGAEADVERIKQIRAAVGNEMKIRIDANQGWSFDEAVFALQALGQYNIEFCEQPMRTWFDDRLPELMKLTPVKIMADESVYNHHDARMQIESGSCHYVNIKMAKAGGISEAKSIHDTCAERSIPCMMGGMLESRIALSSKLHFVYASPNIHFYDMDTCKLGHLVDPCVGGAQYDGYHLTINDAPGIGADADEAFLEGCEKWSV, from the coding sequence ATGCTAATTACCTCAGTTGATATTTATCGTTTCAGCATCCCTATGGAGCCATTCACCATTGCTACAGGCACTATGGACCACGCCATGAACACTTTAATACGCGTGCATACCGACGCCGGTTTTTATGGGGTTGGAGAATGCTCGGCCTTCCCCATGATCGTAGGCGAAACGCAGGATACCTGTTTGATAATGGCCAAAGAGTTTGCCAAGCTTTGGAAAGGACAAGATCCGCTGGACATCACCGCACGGTTGCAGCAACTGGATAGTTTCACCGCAGGTAACACCACCATCAAAAGCGCCTTTGATATGGCCCTTTATGACATCGTTGCAAAAAATGCAGGGTTGCCGCTTTACAAGTTTTTAGGAGGTGAAAAGAGGTCTGTAGAGAGCGATATCACCATCGGCATTGGCTCACCGGAGGTAATGGCGAAAAAGGCGGTCGATTTTAAGAACTTGGGTGCTCATATCTTAAAAGTGAAGTTGGGCAAAGGTGCCGAAGCGGATGTGGAACGTATAAAGCAGATTCGCGCTGCTGTGGGTAATGAGATGAAGATACGCATTGATGCCAACCAGGGCTGGAGCTTTGACGAGGCGGTGTTTGCACTGCAGGCCCTTGGGCAATATAACATAGAGTTTTGCGAGCAACCTATGCGCACCTGGTTCGATGATCGCTTGCCGGAGCTAATGAAGCTAACACCGGTAAAAATCATGGCGGATGAAAGCGTCTACAATCACCATGATGCGCGTATGCAGATAGAAAGCGGCAGCTGCCATTACGTGAACATAAAGATGGCTAAAGCGGGTGGCATTTCCGAAGCTAAAAGTATACATGATACTTGCGCAGAGCGCAGTATACCCTGCATGATGGGCGGAATGCTGGAAAGCCGTATTGCCTTGAGCAGCAAACTACATTTTGTATATGCCAGTCCCAATATTCACTTCTATGACATGGACACCTGCAAGCTGGGCCACCTGGTAGACCCATGCGTAGGCGGCGCACAATACGACGGCTACCATCTTACCATTAATGATGCCCCCGGCATAGGTGCAGATGCTGATGAAGCGTTTTTGGAAGGTTGCGAGAAGTGGAGTGTCTGA
- a CDS encoding DUF4290 domain-containing protein: MALTNLPGPFDYNSTRNKLLLTEYGRNVQNMVKYIVALPTKEERNRYAQVVIDLMGFLNPHLRDVADFKHKLWDHLHIISGFQLDVDSPYPKPTEEAIHIKPEPLKYPNQRIKYKHYGKTIELMIEKAKAIEEPERKRHMVQAIANFMKMAYVQWNKDSVADEIILADLQYLSNGELRLEENINLNKVEFRANPYNAQSNNNQRRGSNQNQNNGGRNNNNGGRTNNQNNRNNNNNNQNNRNRNNGGAKKY; this comes from the coding sequence ATGGCATTGACAAATTTGCCTGGTCCGTTCGATTATAACTCGACCAGGAATAAACTATTATTAACGGAGTACGGCCGCAACGTACAAAACATGGTGAAGTACATTGTTGCGCTGCCTACCAAGGAAGAACGCAACCGCTATGCACAGGTTGTTATAGATCTGATGGGCTTCCTGAACCCTCACCTGCGCGATGTGGCCGACTTTAAACATAAGCTTTGGGACCACTTACATATTATTAGCGGTTTCCAGCTGGATGTAGACTCGCCTTACCCAAAACCTACCGAAGAGGCTATCCACATTAAACCCGAGCCGTTGAAGTACCCCAATCAGCGTATCAAATACAAGCACTATGGCAAAACCATAGAGCTGATGATTGAAAAAGCAAAGGCCATTGAAGAGCCGGAGCGCAAACGCCACATGGTACAGGCGATAGCCAACTTCATGAAAATGGCTTACGTACAGTGGAACAAAGATTCTGTTGCCGATGAGATCATCCTCGCCGATCTGCAATACCTTTCTAACGGAGAGTTGCGCCTCGAAGAGAACATCAACCTGAATAAGGTAGAGTTTAGGGCTAACCCCTACAACGCACAAAGCAACAACAATCAGCGCCGCGGCAGCAATCAAAACCAGAACAATGGCGGCCGCAACAACAACAATGGGGGGCGTACCAACAACCAAAATAACCGCAACAACAATAACAACAACCAGAACAATCGTAACCGTAATAACGGCGGCGCCAAGAAGTACTAA
- the murA gene encoding UDP-N-acetylglucosamine 1-carboxyvinyltransferase — protein MRNAFEIQGGKKLKGEIIPQGAKNEALQIISAVLLTKDKMTIKNIPDIQDVNKLIELLGDMGVEVNRISRDVCTFEAKEIHQDFFNSEAFKAKGGGLRGSIMIVGPLLARFGTASIPKPGGDKIGRRRLDTHFLGFEKLGARFDYNAETGFYNVDATNLQGCYMLLDEASVTGTANIVMAAVLAKGTTTIYNAACEPYLQQLCKMLNRMGAKISGIGSNLLTIEGVTELTGTEHTMLPDMIEIGSFIGLAAMTGSEITIKDVHYDELGMIPDVFKRLGIKLERRGDDIYIPSQDHYEIDTFIDGSLLTVADAPWPGFTPDLLSIVLVVATQAKGSVLIHQKMFESRLFFVDKLLDMGANIILCDPHRATVIGLDKQIQLRGISMTSPDIRAGVSLLIAALSAQGQSTIYNIEQIERGYQNIDTRLRALGADITRV, from the coding sequence ATGAGAAACGCATTCGAGATACAGGGTGGTAAAAAACTAAAGGGCGAGATCATTCCGCAGGGGGCTAAGAACGAGGCGCTGCAGATCATTTCGGCCGTTTTACTCACCAAAGATAAAATGACGATCAAGAACATCCCGGACATTCAGGATGTAAATAAATTAATTGAACTACTAGGCGACATGGGTGTTGAGGTGAACCGCATTTCCCGCGACGTTTGCACCTTTGAAGCCAAAGAGATACACCAGGACTTCTTCAACTCAGAAGCTTTTAAAGCAAAAGGCGGTGGCTTACGTGGCTCTATCATGATTGTTGGCCCGCTATTGGCCCGTTTTGGTACAGCATCTATCCCTAAACCGGGTGGCGATAAAATTGGCCGCCGACGTTTGGATACCCACTTCCTGGGATTTGAAAAACTGGGCGCCCGCTTTGACTATAACGCCGAGACCGGCTTTTACAATGTAGATGCAACCAACCTCCAGGGCTGTTACATGCTGCTTGACGAAGCTTCGGTAACTGGCACCGCGAACATTGTTATGGCAGCGGTACTTGCTAAAGGCACCACCACCATTTATAATGCAGCTTGCGAACCATACCTGCAGCAGCTCTGCAAGATGCTGAACCGAATGGGTGCGAAAATTAGTGGTATTGGATCAAATTTGTTGACCATTGAAGGCGTAACCGAACTTACCGGCACCGAACACACCATGCTGCCGGATATGATTGAGATTGGCTCGTTCATTGGCCTGGCTGCTATGACCGGTTCCGAGATCACCATTAAAGATGTGCATTATGACGAACTGGGCATGATACCTGACGTTTTTAAACGTTTGGGTATTAAACTCGAACGCCGTGGAGACGATATCTACATCCCCTCACAGGATCATTACGAAATAGATACCTTTATAGACGGATCGCTTCTTACTGTTGCCGATGCACCTTGGCCAGGCTTCACTCCCGACCTGTTAAGCATTGTGCTGGTGGTAGCTACCCAGGCAAAAGGATCTGTACTAATACACCAGAAAATGTTTGAAAGCCGTTTGTTCTTTGTTGACAAACTGCTGGATATGGGTGCCAATATTATTCTTTGTGATCCGCATAGGGCTACTGTTATCGGCCTGGACAAACAAATACAATTACGCGGCATTTCAATGACGTCGCCTGACATTCGTGCCGGTGTATCATTACTTATAGCGGCTTTATCTGCACAAGGTCAATCAACTATCTACAACATTGAGCAAATAGAGCGCGGTTATCAAAATATTGATACCCGCCTCCGCGCTTTGGGTGCTGATATAACCCGCGTTTAA
- a CDS encoding ArnT family glycosyltransferase has product MSYKNRRPGYSKFILIFVAIKVLLNLMAISRFGFHRDEFLHLVLADHLDWGYKEVPPFIAVLARITLSVFGDSVFAARIFSTIASGLIIWLTGRITVELGGRRFAITLACLALIFSPAFAASGYLFQPVVFDQLWWVVTVWLFTKYLNTADVRYLYWLGAAVGLGMLTKYSMAFFTGSLIIGILISKERKLLFNKHVLISAVIAFLIFLPNVIWQFVHHFPFFTHMKELREEQLDYVKPIEFLMQQLLVNGPALFVWLTGFFFLLFAFKLRRFRYMAIAYVLIFLFLLEMNGKNYYLFGAYPMLFAAGGFAWERIIKRSWIVVRVAVVLAFVLPNLLLLPMVLPVLSLDKTLGFFRYTKEHLPFLSFITKWEDQQQHPTTQDYADMLGWEEMAQKASQAYHSLTREQQKQAQIFADNYGEAGALHLFHKKYNMPDVVSLNSSFALWAPDSLNARYIIYVDDDANVKERLAPILESYRQTGEVLEPLAREKGTKVYILVNPSPRLNEVYQKELAEKRLK; this is encoded by the coding sequence ATGTCCTATAAGAACCGGCGTCCCGGCTATTCTAAATTCATATTGATATTTGTTGCTATAAAGGTATTGCTCAACCTTATGGCCATCAGCCGCTTTGGCTTTCACCGGGACGAGTTCCTTCACCTGGTTCTTGCCGATCATTTGGACTGGGGCTATAAAGAGGTGCCACCTTTTATAGCCGTGCTAGCCAGGATAACGCTGTCGGTGTTTGGCGATTCGGTTTTCGCTGCACGCATATTTTCTACCATAGCAAGCGGGTTAATTATATGGCTTACCGGCCGCATTACGGTAGAGCTTGGCGGCAGGCGCTTTGCTATTACACTCGCTTGTTTGGCGTTGATCTTTTCTCCGGCATTTGCAGCCAGCGGCTACCTGTTCCAACCCGTCGTCTTCGATCAGTTATGGTGGGTAGTTACCGTATGGCTCTTTACCAAATACCTCAACACGGCCGATGTAAGATACCTATACTGGCTTGGCGCTGCTGTCGGGTTAGGCATGCTCACAAAGTATAGCATGGCGTTTTTTACAGGTTCGCTCATTATTGGCATCCTCATCAGCAAAGAGCGCAAGTTGCTTTTTAACAAGCATGTACTCATATCGGCAGTAATTGCTTTCCTGATATTTCTGCCAAATGTAATTTGGCAGTTCGTCCACCATTTCCCGTTTTTCACCCATATGAAGGAACTTAGGGAGGAACAGTTGGACTACGTAAAACCGATAGAGTTTCTAATGCAGCAACTGCTGGTAAATGGCCCTGCCTTATTTGTTTGGCTAACAGGTTTTTTCTTCCTGCTTTTCGCATTCAAGCTGAGGCGGTTCCGGTATATGGCGATCGCTTATGTACTTATCTTTCTGTTCTTATTGGAGATGAACGGCAAGAACTACTACCTTTTTGGCGCTTATCCTATGCTGTTTGCAGCAGGCGGTTTTGCCTGGGAGCGCATCATTAAAAGGTCATGGATAGTTGTAAGAGTGGCAGTTGTGCTTGCTTTTGTTTTACCGAATCTGTTACTGCTTCCAATGGTGTTACCGGTGTTGTCGTTAGATAAAACGCTGGGCTTTTTCAGGTACACAAAAGAACATTTGCCTTTCCTAAGCTTTATAACCAAATGGGAGGATCAGCAGCAGCACCCTACCACACAAGACTATGCCGATATGCTTGGTTGGGAGGAAATGGCGCAAAAAGCTTCACAAGCCTACCACAGCCTAACGCGCGAACAACAAAAACAAGCGCAGATTTTTGCTGACAATTACGGGGAGGCTGGTGCTTTGCATCTCTTCCACAAAAAATATAACATGCCCGATGTGGTAAGTTTAAACAGCAGCTTTGCGCTGTGGGCGCCTGACAGCCTGAATGCGCGGTACATTATTTATGTGGATGATGATGCTAACGTAAAAGAGCGGCTCGCACCTATTCTTGAAAGCTACCGGCAAACCGGCGAAGTACTGGAACCTCTCGCCAGGGAAAAAGGCACTAAGGTATACATCCTGGTTAACCCATCACCCAGGCTTAACGAGGTTTACCAGAAGGAACTGGCTGAGAAAAGATTAAAGTAA
- a CDS encoding DMT family protein codes for MRGFKTILFLAISNTFMTFAWYGHLKFKEYEWGKNLGLISIILISWGLAFFEYLFQVPANRLGFKDDGGPFTLVQLKTIQEAITLTLFMVFTVVFFKTEKLGWNHLVGFALIVLAVFVIFKKW; via the coding sequence ATGCGTGGTTTTAAAACGATATTATTTCTTGCCATCTCTAATACCTTCATGACCTTTGCCTGGTACGGGCACCTCAAGTTTAAAGAGTACGAATGGGGCAAGAACCTGGGCCTGATCTCCATTATCCTGATCAGCTGGGGACTTGCCTTTTTTGAATACCTGTTTCAAGTACCGGCAAACAGGCTAGGCTTTAAAGATGATGGCGGCCCGTTTACGCTGGTACAACTCAAAACCATTCAGGAAGCTATCACCCTAACATTATTTATGGTATTCACCGTGGTGTTTTTTAAAACCGAAAAACTCGGCTGGAACCACCTGGTTGGTTTTGCGCTTATTGTACTGGCAGTGTTTGTGATATTTAAAAAATGGTGA
- a CDS encoding pyridoxal-phosphate dependent enzyme, with amino-acid sequence MWYNNILETIGHTPMVKLNKIVKDIPATVLAKIETTNPGNSIKDRMALKMIEDAEASGKLKPGGTIIEGTSGNTGMGLAIAAVIKGYKCIFTSTDKQSKEKFDALRAFGAEVIVCPTNVDPEDPRSYYSVSSRLEREVPNSWKPNQYDNLSNSQAHYEQTGPEIWEQTEGKITHLVVGVGTGGTISGTARYLKEKNPNIQVLGIDTYGSVFKKYKETGEFDKNEIYPYITEGIGEDFLPQNVDFSLIDYFEKVSDKDAALMTREIARKEGIFAGNSTGSAIAGVLQMKDRFKEGDVVVVIFPDHGTRYLGKMYNDDWLRDRGFLKDEKLTARHIIDKKENQEIITIDCEKTVLEAINTIKSLNISQIPVTQKGMVIGKITESDILNSLIENPGIKSQPVKNISTSPFPFVDLNTSIDKISGMINKDNIAVLVEDERGNIEIITQYDIINAISA; translated from the coding sequence ATGTGGTATAATAACATACTGGAGACCATAGGCCACACGCCAATGGTAAAGCTTAATAAAATAGTAAAAGACATACCAGCAACCGTTCTGGCCAAAATAGAGACCACCAACCCGGGTAACTCTATTAAGGACCGTATGGCGTTGAAAATGATTGAGGACGCTGAAGCCAGTGGTAAACTGAAACCCGGCGGTACTATTATCGAAGGTACATCCGGCAATACCGGTATGGGGCTGGCCATTGCGGCAGTTATAAAAGGCTACAAATGTATCTTCACCAGTACGGATAAGCAATCAAAAGAAAAGTTTGATGCTCTACGCGCTTTTGGTGCGGAAGTAATTGTTTGCCCAACTAACGTAGACCCGGAAGACCCACGGTCATACTATTCTGTATCGTCACGATTAGAGCGTGAGGTTCCTAACTCGTGGAAGCCCAACCAGTACGATAACCTGAGCAACTCACAGGCACACTATGAGCAAACCGGTCCCGAAATTTGGGAACAAACAGAAGGTAAAATAACCCACCTGGTGGTAGGCGTGGGCACCGGCGGCACCATATCTGGCACAGCGCGGTACCTGAAAGAGAAGAACCCTAACATACAGGTACTCGGAATTGACACTTACGGTTCGGTATTTAAAAAGTACAAGGAAACAGGTGAGTTTGACAAGAATGAGATATATCCATATATCACTGAAGGTATAGGAGAGGACTTCTTGCCGCAGAACGTTGATTTCAGCCTCATAGACTATTTTGAAAAGGTAAGCGATAAGGATGCTGCCCTGATGACCCGCGAGATAGCCCGTAAAGAAGGCATCTTTGCAGGTAACTCAACTGGGTCTGCCATTGCTGGCGTACTGCAGATGAAGGATCGCTTTAAAGAAGGCGACGTCGTGGTTGTGATCTTCCCTGACCATGGTACCCGCTATTTGGGCAAGATGTACAACGACGACTGGTTGCGAGATCGTGGTTTCCTGAAAGACGAGAAACTTACAGCGCGCCATATCATCGACAAAAAGGAGAACCAGGAAATCATTACTATCGACTGTGAGAAAACCGTACTGGAAGCGATTAATACCATCAAGTCGTTAAATATTTCACAGATACCTGTGACTCAAAAAGGTATGGTGATCGGCAAAATTACAGAAAGCGATATTTTAAACTCTCTGATTGAAAACCCAGGAATAAAATCTCAGCCGGTTAAGAATATCAGCACATCACCGTTCCCGTTTGTCGATTTGAATACCTCAATTGACAAAATATCCGGCATGATCAATAAAGATAACATTGCCGTTCTTGTTGAGGATGAGCGCGGTAACATCGAGATCATTACGCAGTATGATATTATAAACGCGATATCGGCTTAG